The Winogradskyella schleiferi genome has a window encoding:
- a CDS encoding DUF4412 domain-containing protein, with product MKKILILSIALLLSLMINAQEKIEVGIMTLTQTISSDNEQMNTQLKSMGETNSTSYFKGDKARNETSNPMSGDITMIIDGSTKQMLMLMENPYQGKKYTMQSIEPNKEDLEDVTVKIGDETKTILGYECQQIIVTLKQNGQDMDMQMFVTDKISAISPNTTAMGDKVEGFPLYFTMTTNQMGVTMTVSSEVISIEQVDVPDEKFDMTPPEGYTKMEGM from the coding sequence ATTCTAAGTATTGCATTGCTATTAAGTCTTATGATAAATGCACAAGAGAAAATTGAAGTAGGTATTATGACCTTGACACAAACCATATCTAGTGATAATGAGCAAATGAATACGCAGCTGAAAAGTATGGGCGAGACCAATTCCACATCGTACTTTAAAGGCGATAAAGCTAGAAATGAAACCAGTAACCCAATGTCTGGGGATATCACCATGATTATTGATGGTTCTACCAAACAAATGCTAATGTTGATGGAAAATCCTTATCAAGGAAAGAAATATACAATGCAATCTATTGAGCCAAATAAGGAAGATTTGGAGGACGTTACCGTAAAAATAGGGGACGAAACCAAAACCATCCTTGGTTATGAATGTCAACAAATAATTGTTACTTTGAAACAAAATGGGCAAGACATGGATATGCAAATGTTTGTAACAGATAAAATTTCTGCAATTAGTCCAAATACAACGGCTATGGGAGATAAGGTAGAAGGATTTCCGCTGTATTTCACAATGACAACGAATCAAATGGGAGTAACTATGACCGTGAGTAGTGAGGTTATAAGTATAGAACAAGTAGATGTACCAGATGAGAAGTTTGATATGACTCCTCCAGAAGGATATACAAAGATGGAAGGCATGTAA